CGGTCCGGTTCGCCGGCTGGCGGAGCGCCAGCCACAGCGGCAGGCCGCAGCTGGGGCCCACCAGCACGGTGGCGGCTGTCACGACCGTCCTGATGCGGCGGTCACGCGTGTCCCGCAGCACGCTGACCAGCACCGTGACGGCGCAGAGGATGACGTCGAGCGCGAAGAAGACGGCTCCCGGTGAGCCGAACGCCTCTCGCGTCAGCTCGACCGGGTCGGGGCCGTGCCGGCTGATGAAGATCCCCAGCGCCGTGTAGGGAACGATCGTGCCGAGGGCTGCGAGACCCCAGTAGACCCGTCGTGGCAGCATTCGCGTCGCCTCTCGCCGGTGTGGACGTCGGTCAAGGCCGCGTGCGGCCGGTCACCGGCGGGCCGTC
This genomic window from Catenuloplanes niger contains:
- a CDS encoding DUF2834 domain-containing protein produces the protein MLPRRVYWGLAALGTIVPYTALGIFISRHGPDPVELTREAFGSPGAVFFALDVILCAVTVLVSVLRDTRDRRIRTVVTAATVLVGPSCGLPLWLALRQPANRTEHRT